ACACGTGAACTGAGAACAGGACATTGCCCACTCACTACCAGCGAGCTGCTGCTACACAAGACATGTCATGATCTGTCATGTCCCGAAATACCTCAACACTGTTCACTGAGCCTCATGTCTACATATTTTCTCAtccactataaataaataaataagacttGTAATGATTGCGATGCAGAGAACCAGAAATGTGAATCCCCACACGACTTTGAAATAGTCAAGTTCATATTATTCTGACCTTGCACAGGACTCGGCTTCAACCAGCTCAATCTTTTAGCTATTTTCCTTGTTCCATATTACTTGGAAAGAGTTAGATTCAAGCAAGTCATGCATTTTGAGTTAGCTGATCATGAGAAATAGCTAAACTGGATGGATCATGTCTATCACTCAAAAAATGGGATCAATCATGATGAATCTCGTTGTTCCGATATTgtcaaaagaaattaaaatattaCTTGAAAAATACAAAATAATGCATGCAGCAGGCATTAGGGTTGGAATGGACAAGATGCATGTGATGCGAGAGAAGAACTCAAGTGTACATCCAATCAATCCTGTGCACGTGGGAAGAGTCGTCGCTCGTGAGAGGCAGTACGATCCCCTGACACACCCTTTGTCCAAGCATCCCAtcaccacagagagagagagagagagagagagagagagagagagagacctacgCGAGCTTCGAGATCTCTTCACTGCTTGTCGATGGCATGGTTTCTCTACCACTTTAACCATGATGAGCTACGAGCCCTGACGTTTTCTTCCTGTCATGTAGTAAGATTCAACCGCAATGGAAAGCAGACTAATTCTCAGTTTTGTTAAATGAAAGAGTATGCAGAAAGGAGCAGTCACGGCAGAAATGGCTCTCATCAAGAAAACGATAGAACAGAAGACATGCCAAGATGACTGCTCCCGGCAATTCTCATGTCAGAGATAGTTCAGAAGAACTAATAAGGTCTCATGGTAAGAATCAAAGAAATCAGCACAAGGGTTTTAGGATAATGGAAGTCTAATCTTTTCTTATCCTCCTCGCAAACTGACATCTACAGTTCCTCGAAAGCTTTCACCAATGTGAAGAAAGAAGGAACGATCATCTTCTAGCCATCAATATCTAAAATGCTCCTGTATCTTTGTAAGGCTTCAGACATGTAAACCTAAACGAGGACCATTATGAACACCACCCACTTTTGTTCACCATTTACTGATCATTCCAAGAGAACCAGAATAAAAATACAAAGCTCAAATGTAGGAGAACATGAGCATGATGCAGAACTTGATGGAGCCATCAGAATTCATATTCCAGTATGGGAGAACATGAGCTAACAGATGACCTTTTCCAAAGGTACAAGTATGGCATGGACTATCTGAATGAACACCTTATGATGCAGGGAATTTTAAGTGCAAGAACTGACACAATGACAAATATTGGTCATCTTGTGAAAGATAAACATCAGCAACAAAACTATGTAATCATTTTGATTGAtgtgaaataaaagataaaagtatACACATGAATGTTGCTGACATACATTTCCATATCTTTTCTTTGTGACCAGCTTTGCTATCAAAACCACTAATGTGAATATCTAACTTAATTTACCTAAATCAGTCCAAAGCAAGTATCGCCGAGGCCTGCCAAGAAATCTAGCTCGCCAAGCAGGCTCTTCGCTTTCATAAATAAAACCACTCTTATTGTACAATTTTTGTGCTGCTTCATTGTCAACCGCAACATGAACATATAGATCAGTTATGCCTGGTGCATTAAATAGAAAGGGAATGTAGTTAACAGGACAAATAAATATTGGAAAGAGATTTTTTAAGAATTTAATCTACTAGCAAACATAATGCATTGCCGTCTGGGCTTTAAGCTGAGAGAATCTAGAGtccataattaaaaaataaacatcTTCCTTTTTACCAAGCATTCCATACCAAGCACAAATCTGCAATTGATTATTCTCCTTCATGAACATGCAAAAGTTTTATATCTATTTAGAACGACAGATCAACCACCGAATACTCAATGCGACTGAATAATATCCTAGGCAAATATATTTCTTTGGTCAGAGTAGGGGTATTTAAATGTTCATATTCTTAGTGCAAGCACAGTCAAAAGTAGATAATGAACTTGGAACCACCAAAAAAAATCCAGAAGTTTGATGATGCAAACTAATTCTACAATCGGATTGCATGTCCATAGCtttcgaaaagaaaaaaaaaatcaaaattgaaagtcatttatgatgaaaaccaaaccACCATCAGCCTAATCCCATCATTATGATAAAATTCAAGAAGCGTCCAGCTATTATAATGGCTTAGGATGGCTGGTCATTTTAAACCATTCACGTATTTGCTGACAACCATCAGGAAGGTTGAGTGAGGGACTATGGAATTCCTCATTTCTGCAAGTAACATCTGTCATGTTATATCTGGTCTATTCCAAACTGGATTATATTGGTAGTGCAAAAGTCCAAACTTCCGGATGCTGAGAAATAGTTTTCATTTGGCTGAAAACAAATGCCCCCTTTATTTCATGGTAGTCAAGGTCCTTTGCCTACTTCTAGAGTTGATGTCCATTGAAACCATGATATGAAATCAAACTAGGTATACTTCAACCATATAAGTTGGTGGTTTCTGACCAGTAAGAACCTTCCCTTTCTTTGTTGGTCTTCCGGACTCATATTGCAGTCTTTTGAATGGATCAAGAATAGCACCCAATATGATTGCTCAGTAGCTCCCTACAAACTCCAAGTTCCATTCGTATCAAGAATATAGACCTATGGATTGTGTATGCTTATTAATTTACAGGACACCACATATTCAAATAAATCTAATGGGATAAATCCTCTCTGAACCTTTTCGAGATAATAATCCATCTTTTATATATCTTCTCTGATCAGACTAGAGACTAGTCCTAATCTCCAAGAGGTTTGGGCTTTGTCTACTGTCTACACAAAACAAACTGTTATGTCCAGGCTAAATGTAAGTTAAAATGGTGCAATGAAAATCAAATATTTATATGAAAAGATATACACATAGTAGAGACAATCACCCCAAGAGTGAGCAACTGTTTTAGATTCTCCAATTAATGCATAGCCCAAGCCATTTCTTTGCAACTCCTTGGCAACACATACATTACTTAAATATGCCCTTGTGAGGTCGGCTCCAAGCCCCTGCAAAGTTGCTTCTTCATAAATGCCTAATACCAAGTTTTCTTTACTAGGACAAAAATGAAGGCAATACATTCACTGGTAATCTAACAGACAGTAAATCTCTAAATCTAGATACATTCTAAGAGAAGCATGTACAAATCTGTAAGTAACTCAGCTGTCAAAAATGTAATAAATATCTGACAACACAAATACAATGAGGTACAAATGATGTTAAACATTTGACACGATCTCATATTCTAAATTAGAATATGTAGCATGGAAGATATATTTATACCATAGGTAATAACAAAATGGTACCACATGTAGATGAAATTCCAAACTAAACGAACTAGTTCTAACATGCTTTACAGCTAATCTGGTAATGGTAGTTGATGTCATTGACCATATAACTacaaccaaagaaaaaaaaaagttaaagaaaTGGCACACAACTTCATAAATAAATGCTTAAGAGTTAGGATAGTTTCAAAGCATGGTTCATCTATTTTTCAAGCTCATCTCAGAACTATAAAATGGTCTACCACTCACTTTTAGATCTCAGCATCTAAAACCCACAGATTTGGTTGACAAAATTGTGGTCTGATCAAATGCTAACCTTTATAAATCATTCAAACTTCTAGTATGTTAAATATGTGTTGTTCCATGAAGAAATCTTCTTTTATCAATTCCCACATAAACATCTTATTCACTACCAAATATTTTAATCTGGTTTAGTTCATACTCGGTGGTATTTAGCTACACGGCTAAACTGGTATGTGGACTAGTTAATTTTAGCAGAAAATTATCTCTCAGCTGAACTTGTGGATTAGCACCCCGGTTTAGTCCCACATTAGAAATAGGTTAAGACTTATAATGACTTATATGGGTTTAATGGATTAACTTTAGCTTAAGCATGTTGagctagtggtttaggttgaatgaagTTAACAAGCCAATTATCCCATTAGACCAGATCgtgacaattgatatcagaactgACATAATATTGGGCATGGTGAGAGGCTCCAATAGGAAATGACTACCCATGGAAGGATGCCCTCTACCCACAGATGGGGCCAAAGGACACGTCGTGCAGTAGAGTCATCCCTAGGCTATACCTAACATACACCATACAATGGTCTGATtctaggctatgttgggccaggACGTCAAGCCCTTAAACAGGAGACATTGTAACACCTGGTTTAATCCCACATCACATCAAAAGTGGACAAAGACTTAGATGACTTATATggatttgatgagtgtactattattaaCTTCGGCTTAAGTATTTTGAGCTAGTGATTTAGGCTGAACAAAGTTAACATACATGCTATCCCATTAGACTAGATCGTGACAGGTTTTGGTCGGAACAGACTCAATAAAAAACATTTATAAAATGCTAAACGATGAACTAAGGTTTAGGGACTCGTGATCATCACAAGAAGTGAAGAGCGGATGATAAGCAGACAACAATGGCCAGATGAAAAATAGAATAGGGCTAAAAAGAACTTGTTGGTTGCCATAATAAAATGGTATTGCTGTCAAACTGCATTTTATCAGATTTCAGTACTGTGCATCAAAAATTCCCCACAAATTGATACTCTTTGATGTTATGTCAAAATCCGACAGctacagaaaaagaaaatatcataattatgACATTTAGATTTGAAATTATCCCAACAATAAGGTGAGCCAATCGACAATTTTTATACAAATATAAGCTCATTGTTATAATAATCATTTCAATATAAAACTCTATATAAAGTATACCTCAGGTCGCTTTCCTGTCAATTCATCAGGCATTTGAAGGCACCAATTGATATCTAAGGTTCCAACAACTACTCGGTCTCCTTTCTTTTTTGAAAACTGCATATGCAACAGAAACCGACATCTTCACCATTGGAGATAGTTATTTATAAATTTgaaaaaacaaacaaaataaaaggTTTTTGAAGTTGCAATTAGCATCATAATAAAGTTTCTTGAAGGAAAGCAACGTCATTATCTGGCTAGAAATTAATAtccatgaagaaaccttcacaccTTACATATAGAGCAGAGTTCATCTATGGAGCCTCCATATGCTGATACTGGCAGAGTAGCATTGATGCAAGAAGCTTTTCTAAATCCCATGGTTTTCCCAGCAACGCGATCTTTCAGACCTTCGAACTCCCTTTTGGCCACAGATGCCTTATAATCCTAACAAAACTTGACAAGGAACAAATACCATCAATATGATACAAGAGACACCACAAGCGAGCATTTAGCTTCAATTTCTGGAAATAAGAACCAAAACCCATCTTATTCTTATATTTTCCAATCCAAATACACAATTAAAAATGGACTAGACCATCAATCAATTTATCAGATTGCctttttttttcctgaaaatGAAAGTTTGGAAGTCATGATTCTTTATAAGAAATTAAGAATCTTTATGAACAAAGAAGTCTGTGAGGAGCCGCTGGAAAGAAGAAACCTTCAACGTTATACATTCATTTTGTTTGCCCTTGATTACCACCAACGAGAAATCAATTGAAGGAAAGAAAGAATCCAGATATCTTAAAACAACCAACACCTTTGGACAAAGTGGAGCTCATCACCAGACATTCTCACCTCGATACCGTAGGACTCGTTGAAATTGTAGAAGGTGCGAACCCGGAGGCGGATGGCGGCCCAGAGCTCGTCATCCGACATGGCTTCCCCCACGGAGAGGAAACTCCTGTCAAAGGCCGGCCTTTCTTGCTCGCAAAGGTGGGAGGCGGCGGTTCGGACGTCGCCGCGAGGGGAGCCACGTCGCTTCCGAAGGTATCGAACCTCCGACGACAAGAACAGGGATTTTGCCGGCGCTTCTCTTCGGAGGGCAGAAGAGATACGAGCGCTAGGGTTCAGCGAGCACCTTAGGCtcgggaggaggaaggagaggagcGGGCCGGTGGGGCGTCGTGCCGACGGGGGAGCGGCGGCCGAGGAGAACAGCGCCATCGTCGCCGACTCCTCTCTCCTTTCGTCTTTACTGCCATGGTTTCTCGGCCCGTTTTCCTTTTGCTCGGTGGATGTTGTACAATAACCCGCGGAACCGATTTAGTTAACGCGTCCGTTTTCTTGAGTGTCGCGAGCACCGAGAAATTGGGTCGGAACGGCTTGGCAGAGCTTAGGTTGTTCTTGCGGAGTATCATAACGGGAAAAAAATCTTACACAGTTGTGTGGTCGTTGGTGGTTGGGAGTTGGCAATTTGTTTTctttaattacatgtttaatttaTACATGAACTTATTGTTTATATTTAATTGACCTCAAATAAGTGAGACATTTATCCTTGGTATGAATAAATCGTACTATCCTTGATTTTTTTGTGTTTAATTTAAGTAATTAATGGTTATTTGAGCTTGATATTGTTTGTATGGCTTGGACAAATAAAGTATAAATTGATGAAGTGAGCACTCCAAGCAAATTGAGATTAAGATATTTTGAGAAGAGAGAAGGGGACTCTATGGTTTGTTCTCCTTTATGTCTTTCTATGTTTTGCTTGACTCTTTAGATATGGTATCTATCTCCTATCTCTTGCTTGGCATCCCCAAAGCCAACTATTCACAAGAAAGGGGCTCAACTATGTTCTATGAAATGGTCTGGCAAATGCCTTGAAACTTAGTATCCACAAATGCAATAAGTTCTCATTCATGACTCCACATTGACAACAAATCTTCACCCACCTCCTCCTagcaaaatataaacacaatgtgCAACAGACACATTTCAGATAGCAATCATGTTATTCTCTATCTACATCACTAACCAGCAAGAAGAAATCACATGCCACAAGCTGATACAGAGATAAAGAACAAAACAAAAAGTCCAGCTCAATCGAAAAAAGAGAGCTCTTCAAATGCTCTAACAGATATCTACAATGTTGGTTGGAAGCAAAGAGCTTGGCTGTGAAATGCCTGAATCCCAACAGCATCAGATTACAGGAATTGCTGAAAACCAAGTGATCGAAATGAAGAGGAGCGTTGCTTGATTTGCTTGTACTGGAAATCAGGCTTGGTTATCTGCTTAGCCTTTGAGGTGGCAGGATTCGACCTGGTCGTGGAGTGTGTCACGGACAGAGATCTAGATAGATTTGCTCTCACCAGGTCCTTCGTCATGTTAGTGGTGCCCGGTAGCTTGATGAATGAAACTATAGCACGTCGGCAGAGAGGACATGCTACTGATCCAGGAGGACCATGCACCGTAGCGGATGTGTTATTCGTTGAGCAAAGATACAACGCACAGGTGGTGCAGAATTCATGGTGACAACCTGCAGAATgagaagaatattttttaaaagtaaTTTGCTATTTGCTATATCTACACGTGCACTGATCGGAAAAGccgagaaaaaatatataaaaaaaagacagGAGAGAACTAGATGCTCTATGATAAGATAGAGCAACTTTAAGATGCTCTTTAAGTTGAGAGTAAACAAGAAGTTAATGACAAAATGCTTTATCTCACCCCaagtttcaaaaatatataccttGTGCAGCTACAGTGCATTTTGATTCCAAACAAATAGCACACGGATCAACACAAGTGGGTTCATGTTTTGTCTTTCTCCAGCCACATTCCCTATGAAATATAAAACAATTGGAAACTAAATGATTATGTAAATAGTTCAACTTTGTGAAAAATTTAACTGTCAGGTGCACTCCgagttaatttcatcatcaagtagttctgaagaaaataataatattgcaATACACGCATCAAGTAAATAAAAAAAGATCATGTAATACAAAAGAAGGTACAAGAAGTTTTATGCCTACTTACCGAGCAATTTTAACAATGCTCATTAATGGCAAAGCGAGGTACTTTGAAGGAAGAACAGCAATCTGACCTTCTGGTTCCTTCCGTAGGATACCCTCGAGCCAGTTTTTATGCCATGAACGAGCCACCATCAACGGGGTCCAACTTTTACACACACAAGGAAAACATccaaaccaaaaaagaaagtaTATAAAAACCTCTACTTGCGTATAGAAAATTTCAAGTATGCTAATGCATTTTACCCTCTAAATTTCTGTTTAGCCTGAAGTTTTGCCTTACAAACATAATAATCGAAAGCACCGAATGAATGAAGTGCTAGAACTTTAGGTGATTAAAGTTGAAATATACAATCCGATAGCCTAGAACTTCTGGCAGTCATGACTCATGATCTTAGATTGCCCCTAAATTACAAACAAAGTTTGCAATTCAGAAGGCCCAGATAAGGCCTTATGAAATATTTAGAATTAACATTGGCAATAAACTTTCTAAACAACTGCAAATTTACAGTGATGTTTACATTATTCCAAAAGATATGCATTGCTCAACAGTTTATCTAGTTAGTTAGCCATATGGAACACATCTCAAATTCTAGATGTCTAGCAATGTGCAACACATACCCATTTGCATTTTCAGCAGTCAAGCTAGCTCCTCTTGCAATAAGTACCTACATGTCCATATTTCCTGAATTAGATTTATAGTTAGTGTTATGGTAAATGAATAATAGAGCGGAAACATTTAAGTCCCAGTAGACATACCTGACAACATACTGCATTTCCACCACAGGCAGCATAATGAAGGGGTGTGCTACCAGCTCCTGTCAGATTGAAAGAACGTCTTAAGAAGATGCATGAAAGAGAATTTTTGTTATTAGCCTCAAATAATTAAATTTTCATCATTTGAGAAAAACAACAAAACGATTTATAGTTTTTCATACGATGTATGAATTGGCCATAACCAATACTATCATGACGGCTTTTAGGTAGTCTGTAAAGCTTTAAGCGCTTATCCCTGCCACGCATCTTTCTCGCTCATGCAATTCCATTTGAAATGCTAAACAATGGGCAAAAGTCTTCCCTTTTGAATGATCAACCAAACATTCTCACTTTTGGATACCAGAAATTGTTACCTCGCAACAAATGTACTTAGGCTACATGCA
The DNA window shown above is from Musa acuminata AAA Group cultivar baxijiao chromosome BXJ2-4, Cavendish_Baxijiao_AAA, whole genome shotgun sequence and carries:
- the LOC135582810 gene encoding GCN5-related N-acetyltransferase 7, chloroplastic-like isoform X1: MALFSSAAAPPSARRPTGPLLSFLLPSLRCSLNPSARISSALRREAPAKSLFLSSEVRYLRKRRGSPRGDVRTAASHLCEQERPAFDRSFLSVGEAMSDDELWAAIRLRVRTFYNFNESYGIEDYKASVAKREFEGLKDRVAGKTMGFRKASCINATLPVSAYGGSIDELCSICKFSKKKGDRVVVGTLDINWCLQMPDELTGKRPEGLGADLTRAYLSNVCVAKELQRNGLGYALIGESKTVAHSWGITDLYVHVAVDNEAAQKLYNKSGFIYESEEPAWRARFLGRPRRYLLWTDLGKLS
- the LOC135582810 gene encoding GCN5-related N-acetyltransferase 7, chloroplastic-like isoform X2 is translated as MALFSSAAAPPSARRPTGPLLSFLLPSLRCSLNPSARISSALRREAPAKSLFLSSEVRYLRKRRGSPRGDVRTAASHLCEQERPAFDRSFLSVGEAMSDDELWAAIRLRVRTFYNFNESYGIEDYKASVAKREFEGLKDRVAGKTMGFRKASCINATLPVSAYGGSIDELCSICKFSKKKGDRVVVGTLDINWCLQMPDELTGKRPEGLGADLTRAYLSNVCVAKELQRNGLGYALIGESKTVAHSWGDCLYYVHN
- the LOC135582810 gene encoding GCN5-related N-acetyltransferase 7, chloroplastic-like isoform X3; translated protein: MALFSSAAAPPSARRPTGPLLSFLLPSLRCSLNPSARISSALRREAPAKSLFLSSEVRYLRKRRGSPRGDVRTAASHLCEQERPAFDRSFLSVGEAMSDDELWAAIRLRVRTFYNFNESYGIEDYKASVAKREFEGLKDRVAGKTMGFRKASCINATLPVSAYGGSIDELCSICKFSKKKGDRVVVGTLDINWCLQMPDELTGKRPEA
- the LOC103981865 gene encoding probable E3 ubiquitin-protein ligase XBOS32, whose product is MGFLSVIGNSFGCSTSGERLLSAAREGDLEEAKALVEYNPRLARYSTFGVKNSPLHFSASHGHHEIVSVLVETGANINLRNYSGQTPLMLACLHGHWEVVQILILFKANIHKKDFLSGGTALHFAALNGHNRCIRLLLADCVPSSPQFWNTMRGRLASEDSLVDFDEVDLCKIVNRRADGGITALHLAALNGHAESVQLLLDLGACVSEVTVNDGATIDLIGAGSTPLHYAACGGNAVCCQVLIARGASLTAENANGWTPLMVARSWHKNWLEGILRKEPEGQIAVLPSKYLALPLMSIVKIARECGWRKTKHEPTCVDPCAICLESKCTVAAQGCHHEFCTTCALYLCSTNNTSATVHGPPGSVACPLCRRAIVSFIKLPGTTNMTKDLVRANLSRSLSVTHSTTRSNPATSKAKQITKPDFQYKQIKQRSSSFRSLGFQQFL